Within Porites lutea chromosome 2, jaPorLute2.1, whole genome shotgun sequence, the genomic segment GTTTGTCTCAGGACAAAAATCGTCTTTTTTCACTTGATGTAAATTTGCTTTTAAGGCTTGTAAGTTCAAGTAATTACTGGGCtattttttagcattttgaCTTCCTAGAGAAGAGACCTGAGCGAGCAAAAATTTTTCTGGTTGGTCAGCATGTCTGGGAACTGTACCAAATTTATTTGAGCCCTATGCTTGATCACCAACTATGTCACAATGCACATGGTACTATATGTTTATACATCTCTTTTGGTGTACTGTTTAACAATATTCCATATAGAAATAGCATGATGGTGGCTGAAGATCGGTAGACTTTCCTCAATGTCTGTTGCTGAAGAAAATGTGTGAGCTTTATCAACAATCTCACCAATTAGCTTTATTGTCACACCGCTACTTAAACTTGTACTTCCCACTGTTGTTCTGCCATTGACAAGTTCCTCATGcagttcacttttcttttttgcagtcAGATTAGGGGAAGGGTTCCCTTCACAACATGCCTGTGTTGGCATCTCCTTGAATGGAGGGTCCATCAATGAAGCCATGTCAGAAAGCAAGCAGTCCTCACATTTACAAAGCTTAGCATGATAATCACAACATTCATGTACCTCTTCCCTGGGGGGTGGAGGTGCAAACCCAAAGTAGCCCATGATCATTTCTCTTTTGCATTTATCATCTTTAACATATTCTCTCATCACTGTTGATAGATTTTTTCTGGCCTTAGAAATATCATatgaattaaagaaaacatGTGCCTTGGATGGAAGGCCATCTCTCCCAGCTCGTCCAGCTTCCTGGAAGTATTCCTCCATTGAGCATGGGACACCAATGTGAATGATTTGTCTGATGTTCTTTAAATCTAGGCCAATGCCAAAGGCCACAGTCGCAAATATTATTCTGAGCTTGGATGTTCCCAGGGTGAGGCCCTCAACAATTCTTTCCTTCTCTTTCGCTGGATATTGTGCATGAAACTGTGTGAACAGATGGTTTTCTGCCCTAGGTGGGGCACCTACGGGCTCGTACTGTTCCTTTCCCAtagcaaagttaaaaaaagcgtAACACATAGAAATTGTTTCCAAGTTACCAAAAACAACTGTTAGTGGAAATTCCATTCGTTCTCCCTTTAACTGATCTACAAGGGGTCTCAAAATATCATTCAACTTCTCATCTCCCCTGTCAGGTCTGGCCGATGATGAAAAATAGATGTTTGGCCTGTCTGGGTTTACAACAATTTCAATGGGGTTAAACATTCCCAGAGATTCAATTATTTCTGTTCTGGTCTTTTTTGTCGCAGTTGCTGTAAGTCCAAGCCAAGGGACCTTTGGAAATATGCTTCCCAAAATGCCTAGCTTTCCATAAGAGGGTCTAAAATCCTTCCTATAGACATAATAGCATATTAATGTTTTAGTTGCAATAAAAATTCACTTGGGTCTTTTCGCTAGTTTACAGGTACTCCACTCAGATGGCTTGAACCAAATAATCTTAAGACAAGAAAAATCCTGCAATTGTCATAAATAATCCATAGTTACTATGTGGTTTGGAGGGTCACTGCATTTTCCCATGCAAGTATCAAACAGCCCATTGAATTTCCAGGTAACAATGGGGTTGGGATTTTGGCTTCATAATAGCTTTTAAGAAATGTATTTTATAGTAACTATGTAAtgcttttttcatttccttgtaTAATTAGTTTGTCTGAGTTAAGCTTGGGTCTTGTAACAAAGGTGAAAATTTACAGACAAAGTGAAATGGCAACACCCATCAGAAAAACCAATTCAGCCTGAAATTTTGTAAAGGTTCTTGTTTGCAAGGCaagaaataactttttattattgaTTAGAAAACGAGAGTGAGGTTGTGGGCATTGCTGTGAGTTTCAGGTAAATGCTCTGCAAGGTATTAATCCCCTTGACTTCATCTTCATGAAACTGTACAGTAAACTGTTCCAGACTTTACAAAATGTGTCAGTACTTATTCCTTCAATTTTGTATCATTATCACAACAATGTTACAAAAAAGACCTTGAACAATGTAGTCCGGTAGGAATAAGCAGCAGTTTGCCATATCTTGGGGAAGGCAATGTATATTCCAATAACAAGACAGTAATTTCATTACAACATAAAAGACTTTATTAATAAGTGTATTACATTTTAATAAATGTACATACCAGTCCACAACAAGGTGTGCCTCGTCCACAACAATCGCTCGAATTCGATtttgaaattcttctttttttagcaATTTAAGAACTTGTCTGCTTTCCACCAAGGCTTCCGGGTGGGCATAAAGAAGTTGAAAGTTGGCAAGGTTTTCGAGTTCCTCTGACGAACTAATAGAAACTTCCTCGATATCTTGGCAATCCGAGGCCACACGATCGGCTTTCAGGATGCATGCTCTGAGCcctgtttctcttaattttgtCACCTGGTCTTTGATCAGCGCATTAAGAGGCGATATTACAATGACTATTGATTTTCCACGTTCAGTTGATTCGTCACGTTCTATGAAGTCAGCAAATGGTGCAATTGTTTGGTAAATCAACGATTTACCAAACCCCGTTGGTAGAACAGCCAGTACATCCTTTTTTTCAAGTACAATGAGCTTGAGAAtggaaagttgtttttcttttaacgtGATATTTTGTTTACCAACTGCTTTCAATGCGTAGTTTACCGCCTCTTCGGTTAAAGAGGACGCCATGTTTGGTTTTGCGGCCACACATGCGCAATTCAACCGGAAGTCCGGTATTTTCGGACTTCCAATCGGATCTTTCCAGGGTCGCTGTTTCCCGACCGCTGGTCAAGGGGAACGAAGACGCTGGGTACGAGGGTGCAGTTGTTCCAGAATAGCTCGCACATGCGCAGACAGAATGCCCCTCTGTTCTTGTTGACGGGAAATCGTAATGGCCGAAAGCCGTTCTGAAGCACTTTCAAGGGAGATTTCTTTGCATACCCAATCGAGTACAGACATGTCTTATAGATTGGATACTTTGGCTAAGCCATGTTGAAGTGTCATGTATGGGAGAAGGACCATTTAGGTGGTTAATTTTCGTCCATTTGGCTCCTCTGATGAAGCAGATAAAGCGTTCACGAGGTCGTTTGTTGTGATATGTTGATTTGCTGACATTCAAGCGGTCACGGATTTCTGGGTTATCGTCCACGATCTGCAGAGCTGCCTAACATT encodes:
- the LOC140928007 gene encoding uncharacterized protein → MASSLTEEAVNYALKAVGKQNITLKEKQLSILKLIVLEKKDVLAVLPTGFGKSLIYQTIAPFADFIERDESTERGKSIVIVISPLNALIKDQVTKLRETGLRACILKADRVASDCQDIEEVSISSSEELENLANFQLLYAHPEALVESRQVLKLLKKEEFQNRIRAIVVDEAHLVVDWKDFRPSYGKLGILGSIFPKVPWLGLTATATKKTRTEIIESLGMFNPIEIVVNPDRPNIYFSSSARPDRGDEKLNDILRPLVDQLKGERMEFPLTVVFGNLETISMCYAFFNFAMGKEQYEPVGAPPRAENHLFTQFHAQYPAKEKERIVEGLTLGTSKLRIIFATVAFGIGLDLKNIRQIIHIGVPCSMEEYFQEAGRAGRDGLPSKAHVFFNSYDISKARKNLSTVMREYVKDDKCKREMIMGYFGFAPPPPREEVHECCDYHAKLCKCEDCLLSDMASLMDPPFKEMPTQACCEGNPSPNLTAKKKSELHEELVNGRTTVGSTSLSSGVTIKLIGEIVDKAHTFSSATDIEESLPIFSHHHAISIWNIVKQYTKRDV